The Anaerolineae bacterium genome window below encodes:
- a CDS encoding ABC transporter permease, whose protein sequence is MLSQARGGRAVQYLIVLVVAITLNFFLPRLMPGNPLALLAGVDVGLLKPEERAQIIEGAGLDRPLGEQYLRYWGDLLQGDLGYSYRQKRPIVDLLLERLPWTLLLSGAALLLSAVVGITTGAISAWRRARAIDLGLLWTMIVVNSLPSFWLGMLLIAVVAVQLGLLPSFGAVTPASGYSGWTHVVDVLRHAILPVITLSVISVPDIYLTMRYTMLGVLGEDFIRTARAKGLSERRILFAHVIPNALAPVVTVLTLRLGYAFGGAAVIETVFSYPGLGRLIFEAVSGRDYPVMQAAFLLFTVAVLLANLLADFLYPLLDPRTKAA, encoded by the coding sequence ATGCTCAGCCAGGCTCGCGGAGGCCGCGCCGTCCAGTACCTGATCGTGCTGGTCGTGGCCATTACGCTCAACTTCTTCCTCCCGCGGCTGATGCCCGGCAATCCGCTGGCCCTGCTGGCGGGGGTGGATGTCGGGCTGCTGAAACCGGAAGAGCGGGCGCAGATCATTGAAGGGGCCGGCCTCGACCGGCCCCTCGGCGAGCAGTATCTGCGCTACTGGGGCGACCTGCTGCAGGGCGACCTGGGCTATTCCTACCGCCAGAAGCGCCCCATCGTCGACCTGCTGCTGGAACGGCTACCCTGGACACTGCTGCTTTCCGGCGCGGCCTTACTGCTCTCGGCGGTGGTGGGGATCACCACCGGGGCGATCTCGGCCTGGCGGCGGGCCAGGGCGATTGACCTGGGCCTGCTGTGGACGATGATCGTGGTCAACTCGCTGCCTTCCTTCTGGCTGGGGATGCTGTTGATCGCGGTGGTGGCGGTGCAACTGGGGTTATTGCCGTCATTCGGCGCGGTCACGCCAGCCTCCGGCTACAGCGGCTGGACGCACGTAGTTGATGTGCTGCGGCACGCCATTCTACCGGTGATCACCCTCTCGGTGATCAGCGTGCCCGACATCTACCTGACCATGCGCTATACCATGCTGGGCGTGCTGGGCGAAGACTTCATCCGCACAGCCCGCGCCAAAGGGCTTAGCGAACGGCGCATCCTCTTCGCCCATGTCATCCCGAACGCCCTGGCGCCGGTGGTGACCGTGCTGACGCTGCGGCTGGGTTACGCTTTTGGTGGCGCGGCAGTGATTGAGACCGTATTCTCCTACCCCGGCCTGGGCCGCCTGATCTTCGAGGCGGTCAGCGGGCGCGACTACCCCGTGATGCAGGCCGCGTTCCTGCTGTTCACCGTAGCCGTCCTGCTGGCTAACCTGCTGGCGGACTTCCTGTATCCTTTACTTGACCCCCGGACAAAGGCCGCATGA